One window of Papaver somniferum cultivar HN1 chromosome 9, ASM357369v1, whole genome shotgun sequence genomic DNA carries:
- the LOC113312003 gene encoding mRNA cap guanine-N7 methyltransferase 2: protein MISSSVHQRTDSTHYRLYEFAKTALIKIFVSPYATVCDLYCGAGIDTDKWDDSQIGHYIGIDGFSAGVNEARDIWENHKKGCPADFCNVDPCVENLDSYLQDKGIPADIVCCLQHLQFCFETEERAKSLLRNVSSLLRPGGYFFGITPDSSTIWAKYQKNVEASHNRVGGMKPNIVPNCIRSENYMITFEVEEEKFPLFGKKYQLKFANDNNSEIHCLVHFPSLIRLAREVGLEYVEIQNLTEFYEDNRAQFAGMLHNVSPNFVDPRGRLLPRSIDILGLYTTFIFQKPDPDITPPIMTPRTPEATYFPEEPEWQGSSRRRQSSVGTDDEKSTYQDPSSSISTNDIPEEEKGILGPGPADLRFPEVYKPDFIRHIG, encoded by the exons ATGATTTCCTCTTCGGTGCATCAACGAACTGATTCAACTCACTATAGACTTTACGAGTTTGCTAAAACTGCCCTCATCAAAATATTTGTGTCTCCATATGCCACG GTTTGTGATTTGTATTGTGGAGCTGGAATAGATACAGATAAATGGGATGATTCACAAATTGGTCATTACATTGGAATAG ATGgtttttctgctggagttaacgAAGCTCGGGATATTTGGGAGAATCATAAAAAAGGTTGTCCTGCTGATTTCTGTAATGTAGATCCTTGTGTG GAGAACTTGGATTCTTATTTACAGGACAAGGGTATTCCTGCAGATATTGTTTGTTGCTTACAGCATTTGCAG TTTTGTTTTGAAACTGAGGAGAGAGCTAAAAGTCTTCTTCGTAACGTGTCGTCATTGCTTAGACCAGGGGGTTATTTTTTCGGtattactcctgactcatctacTATATG GGCAAAATATCAGAAGAATGTTGAAGCGTCGCACAACAGAGTAGGTGGAATGAAGCCGAACATAGTTCCCAACTGCATAAGATCAGAGAACTACATGATCACTTTTGAAGTCGAGGAAGAGAA ATTCCCTTTATTCGGAAAAAAGTACCAGCTGAAATTTGCCAATGACAACAATTCTGAGATCCACTGCTTAGTCCATTTTCCAAGCCTTATCAG GTTGGCTAGAGAAGTTGGTCTTGAGTATGTTGAGATTCAAAACTTGACTGAGTTCTACGAGGATAACAG GGCACAATTTGCAGGTATGCTTCATAATGTCTCTCCAAACTTTGTGGACCCTAGAGGACGACTTCTTCCTCGGTCTATTGATATCTTAG GATTATATACAACTTTTATCTTCCAAAAGCCTGATCCAGATATTACGCCCCCTATAATGACACCCAGAACGCCAGAAGCAACTTAttttcctgaagaa CCTGAATGGCAAGGAAGCAGCCGGAGACGTCAGAGTTCAGTTGGGACAGATGACGAAAAGAGTACTTATCAAGACCCATCATCATCTATAAGCACCAACGATATACCGGAGGAGGAAAAGGGGATATTGGGACCTGGGCCAGCAGATTTACGGTTCCCAGAGGTTTACAAACCTGACTTTATACGGCATATTGGGTAG
- the LOC113313556 gene encoding nuclear transcription factor Y subunit B-3-like produces the protein MADSDNESGGDGGGNNEFSQREQDRFLPIANVSRIMKKALPANAKISKDAKETVQECVSEFISFITGEASDKCQREKRKTINGDDLLWAMTTLGFEEYVEPLKIYLQKFREMEGEKTSSTTGSRPDRDGGSGGGGGGGGGNASGNSMGGFDGSGGVYGGGNQPGGNNMLMMMGHQGQVYGTGSIYQSGGGGGGGGGGGSGKGR, from the coding sequence ATGGCGGATTCAGACAATGAGTCTGGTGGTGACGGTGGTGGTAACAATGAATTTTCTCAGAGGGAACAAGACAGATTCTTGCCTATAGCAAACGTGAGTAGAATAATGAAGAAAGCATTACCAGCAAATGCAAAAATATCAAAAGATGCTAAAGAAACAGTACAAGAATGTGTATCAGAATTTATTAGTTTCATTACAGGTGAAGCATCTGATAAATGtcaaagagagaaaagaaaaaccatCAATGGTGATGATCTTTTGTGGGCTATGACTACTCTTGGGTTTGAAGAATATGTTGAACCACTCAAAATATACCTTCAGAAATTTCGTGAAATGGAAGGTGAGAAAACTTCTTCTACCACGGGTAGTAGACCTGACAGAGATGGGGGgtcaggtggtggtggtggtggtggtggtggtaatgctAGTGGGAATTCTATGGGTGGTTTTGATGGAAGTGGTGGAGTTTATGGTGGCGGAAATCAACCAGGTGGTAATaatatgttgatgatgatgggtcATCAAGGACAAGTGTATGGTACTGGTTCAATCTATCAAAGTGGCGGCggaggtggcggcggcggcggcggtgggTCCGGGAAAGGAAgatga